From Microcystis aeruginosa NIES-2549, a single genomic window includes:
- a CDS encoding NAD(P)H-quinone oxidoreductase subunit 5 has translation MEPLYQYAWLVPVLPLVGATLVGAGLISFNEVTNRLRQVNAVLIISTLGASMVLSFALLWSQINGHAPYNQMIDWASAGNFHLKMGYTIDHLSALMSVIVTTVAFLVMIYTDGYMAHDPGYVRFYAYLSIFSSSMLGLVISPNLVQIYVFWELVGMCSYLLVGFWFTRPAAAEACQKAFVTNRVGDFGLLLGMLGLFWATGSFEFDIMGERLEELVSSGAIAGSLAALFAVLVFLGPVAKSAQFPLHVWLPDAMEGPTPISALIHAATMVAAGVFLIARMYPVFEPIPTAMTVIAWTGAFTAFLGASIALTQNDIKKGLAYSTISQLGYMVMAMGIGAYSAGLFHLMTHAYFKAMLFLGSGSVIHGMEDVVGHEPVLAQDMRMMGGLRKYMPITALTFLVGTLAICGIPPFAGFWSKDEILGLAFEANPSLWLIGWATAGLTAFYMFRMYFNTFEGEFRGTNKEIKRRLLANAGAIPAFGPGAMNVKQLDSEAQEEDNHGHHAHEPHESPITMTLPLMILAVPSLLIGLVGKPWQNFFEGFIHVPNEVVEEVHAFDWTEFLIMAGNSVGIALIGITVASLMYLQKKIDPATIAEKFPALYRFSLNKWYIDNLYDRVFVQGCRRLARQIMEVDYRVIDGAVNLTGLATLVSGEGLKYLENGRAQFYALIVFAAVLGLVIVYSLV, from the coding sequence ATGGAACCGCTTTATCAGTACGCGTGGCTAGTTCCCGTCCTGCCTTTGGTAGGCGCTACCCTAGTGGGCGCGGGCTTAATTTCCTTTAATGAAGTCACCAATCGTCTGCGACAGGTGAATGCTGTATTGATCATTTCTACCCTCGGCGCGTCGATGGTGCTGTCTTTTGCGCTGCTGTGGAGTCAAATCAATGGACACGCTCCCTACAACCAAATGATCGATTGGGCATCGGCGGGTAACTTTCACCTGAAAATGGGTTATACGATCGATCACCTCAGTGCTTTAATGTCGGTTATCGTCACCACCGTGGCCTTTTTGGTGATGATTTATACCGATGGTTACATGGCCCACGACCCCGGTTATGTGCGTTTTTACGCCTATCTGAGCATTTTTAGCAGTTCTATGCTCGGTTTGGTCATCAGTCCCAACCTCGTCCAGATCTACGTTTTCTGGGAATTGGTGGGGATGTGTTCCTATCTGCTAGTAGGTTTCTGGTTCACTCGTCCGGCGGCTGCCGAGGCCTGTCAAAAAGCCTTTGTTACCAACCGCGTCGGCGATTTTGGCTTATTACTGGGAATGCTGGGGCTTTTCTGGGCCACTGGTAGCTTCGAGTTTGATATCATGGGTGAACGTCTAGAGGAATTAGTCTCTTCTGGAGCCATTGCCGGCAGTTTAGCGGCATTATTCGCCGTTTTAGTCTTCCTTGGACCCGTGGCCAAATCAGCCCAGTTTCCCCTTCATGTCTGGCTACCGGATGCCATGGAAGGTCCGACCCCAATTTCGGCCCTGATTCACGCCGCCACGATGGTGGCCGCCGGAGTTTTCCTGATTGCTCGGATGTATCCCGTTTTTGAGCCAATTCCCACGGCGATGACGGTAATTGCTTGGACGGGGGCCTTTACCGCCTTCCTAGGGGCAAGTATCGCCCTCACCCAGAATGATATCAAAAAGGGTTTAGCCTATTCCACCATCTCCCAATTGGGTTACATGGTTATGGCTATGGGTATCGGCGCTTATAGTGCCGGGTTATTCCACCTGATGACCCACGCTTATTTTAAAGCGATGTTGTTCCTCGGTTCCGGTTCGGTCATCCACGGTATGGAGGATGTGGTCGGTCATGAGCCGGTTTTAGCGCAAGATATGCGGATGATGGGCGGTTTACGCAAGTATATGCCCATTACTGCCCTGACTTTCCTGGTGGGAACTCTGGCCATCTGTGGGATTCCTCCCTTCGCCGGTTTCTGGTCTAAGGATGAAATTCTCGGTTTAGCTTTTGAGGCGAACCCGTCTTTATGGTTAATCGGTTGGGCTACTGCGGGTTTAACAGCTTTTTATATGTTCCGGATGTACTTTAACACCTTTGAAGGGGAGTTTAGAGGGACTAATAAGGAGATTAAACGCCGACTGTTAGCCAATGCGGGCGCGATTCCAGCTTTTGGACCGGGGGCGATGAATGTTAAGCAATTAGACTCGGAAGCACAGGAAGAAGACAACCACGGCCATCATGCCCATGAACCCCACGAATCGCCAATTACTATGACTTTACCTCTCATGATTTTGGCGGTTCCCTCTTTGTTAATCGGTTTGGTGGGTAAACCTTGGCAGAATTTCTTCGAGGGTTTTATTCATGTTCCTAACGAAGTGGTGGAAGAAGTTCATGCTTTTGATTGGACAGAGTTTCTGATTATGGCGGGTAATTCGGTGGGGATTGCTTTAATCGGGATTACTGTCGCTTCTTTGATGTATCTCCAGAAGAAAATTGACCCCGCAACTATTGCGGAAAAATTCCCCGCTTTGTATCGTTTTTCCCTGAACAAATGGTACATTGATAATCTCTATGATCGAGTTTTTGTCCAGGGTTGTCGTCGTCTCGCACGGCAAATTATGGAAGTGGATTATCGCGTTATCGATGGGGCAGTGAATTTAACCGGTTTAGCTACTCTTGTCAGTGGTGAAGGTCTCAAATACCTCGAAAATGGTCGCGCCCAATTCTACGCTTTAATTGTCTTTGCCGCAGTTTTGGGTTTAGTAATTGTCTATAGTCTGGTGTAG
- a CDS encoding AAA family ATPase: MSTARHILALLKSHVEGEEQQFYSAALQMAAHEARQGHGKLAQEIRELIDQAKASKSVIEKKSDPIPLVQPKGDLANLVSVRYPDIRLSDMILTSDLEFRLKRVLTEQRQGKRLREHNLMPRRKLLLVGPPGSGKTMTAEALAGELKLPLFTTLYDSLMGKYMGETASRLKVIFEAMTITKGVYFFDEFDAIGTQRHNSNDVGEIRRILNSFLMFLEQEQGDSLILAATNHPQLLDKALFRRFDDVIEYQLPDAAIIRELIESRLISFEIDWKDWSNILNQANGLAQAEIVRATDDAAKQAVLSNSQKVSEDSLISAIMERKDLNFNE; this comes from the coding sequence ATGTCCACCGCTCGCCATATCCTAGCACTTCTAAAAAGTCATGTAGAAGGCGAAGAGCAGCAATTTTATTCTGCTGCCCTACAGATGGCTGCACACGAAGCAAGACAAGGACATGGTAAGTTAGCCCAAGAAATTCGCGAATTAATTGACCAAGCAAAGGCTAGTAAATCGGTTATTGAAAAAAAATCTGATCCAATTCCTTTAGTACAACCAAAAGGAGATTTAGCCAATCTGGTTTCGGTCAGATATCCCGATATTCGATTATCGGATATGATTTTAACCTCTGACCTTGAATTTAGACTTAAACGAGTATTAACTGAACAAAGACAAGGAAAAAGACTCAGAGAACATAATCTTATGCCTCGTCGGAAACTGTTGTTAGTAGGTCCACCGGGTTCTGGTAAAACAATGACGGCTGAAGCTTTAGCAGGAGAGCTTAAATTACCTTTGTTTACGACTTTATACGATAGTCTAATGGGCAAGTATATGGGAGAAACGGCTAGTCGTTTAAAAGTGATTTTTGAGGCAATGACAATAACAAAAGGGGTCTATTTTTTTGATGAATTTGATGCGATTGGGACTCAACGTCATAATTCTAACGACGTGGGAGAAATTCGTCGCATTCTCAATTCTTTTTTGATGTTTTTAGAACAAGAGCAAGGGGATAGTTTGATTTTAGCAGCGACTAATCATCCTCAGTTACTAGACAAAGCTCTTTTTAGGCGTTTTGATGATGTAATTGAATATCAGCTTCCCGATGCCGCAATTATTCGTGAATTGATTGAATCTCGTCTTATTTCTTTTGAAATTGACTGGAAAGATTGGTCAAACATTCTTAATCAAGCCAATGGACTCGCTCAAGCTGAAATTGTCAGAGCGACAGATGACGCAGCCAAGCAAGCTGTTTTGTCAAATAGTCAGAAGGTAAGCGAAGATTCTCTGATTTCAGCTATTATGGAACGTAAGGATCTGAACTTCAATGAATAA
- a CDS encoding S8 family peptidase, which yields MSQRSRRLPHLYLRNNDKFRKSADYTSPRSVNAPPPPDRNRIEHAAKLELAIGEAITKARQQLESRLSAIAVGQPGFYLEFQVTKDQANAFENLGDKRKKIELVAVKPSPEQENIVKATVFVPESATEFFENKVEEYRDEETTKGNPKNAALITRLENVEIGTVQSLFTDDPALFPQNGQSIWWEVWLRRGQLEDFQTIAQRLDIMTKFHIHFPERTVTLAMANVEKIQQVLQNSDTVAELRIAKDTPSFFLDMKLIEKEEWVEDLWNRTLPPRDNAVAVCLLDYGVNRRHKLIEKGLDSSDLYTCDPNWGTHDPHNTHGTEMAGLILYDDLFNALQTQGYITLIHRLESVKILPPVGQNDPELYGAITEQAVSRPEIQNPKRKRIFCMAVTSEQPSPNYGTPSSWSAAIDQLSFGEDNFKRLIIISAGNIREEISLSDYLTRNDVATIENPAQAWNALVVGAYTEKVNISHPDFHGWQPVAPWGDLSPKSCTSVSWENQWPIRPDIVCEGGNYASDGENYAQMIDDLCLLTTAHSHNYKLFTYMCDTSCATALASYMAARILSENPKYWPETIRALIVHSAEWTVRMIANFPKKLKQQDKKNLIRRYGYGVPDLDRALKSSNSDLTMVIEDQLTPFKKDGSVIKTDKMNLHSLPWPKEKLEELGEAKVELRVTLSYFIEPNPGERGYKRKHHYASYGLRFQVKKPLETDDQFRHRINKATRKEEKNISGSKEEDNWFLGPHLRSQGSLHSDIWTGTSVDLASRGMIGVYPVGGWWKEQTQEERHDQPVRYTLIVTIRVPEIECDIYTPVSNLILISQDTPTNIPIETEI from the coding sequence ATGTCGCAACGTTCTCGCCGTCTTCCTCACTTGTATCTACGGAATAACGATAAATTTCGTAAAAGCGCCGATTATACTTCACCGCGCTCAGTTAATGCTCCACCACCACCCGATCGGAACAGAATAGAACACGCTGCAAAATTAGAACTTGCTATTGGTGAAGCGATTACGAAAGCTCGTCAACAATTAGAATCCCGTTTATCGGCAATTGCCGTCGGACAACCCGGATTCTATTTAGAATTTCAGGTAACAAAAGATCAAGCGAATGCTTTTGAAAATTTAGGAGATAAACGCAAAAAAATTGAATTAGTTGCTGTTAAGCCTTCTCCTGAACAAGAAAATATAGTTAAGGCTACTGTTTTTGTACCAGAGTCAGCGACAGAATTTTTTGAGAACAAAGTAGAAGAATATCGTGATGAAGAAACAACAAAAGGAAACCCAAAAAATGCAGCCCTAATAACACGACTAGAAAACGTTGAAATTGGTACAGTTCAATCATTATTTACTGATGATCCTGCTTTATTTCCTCAGAATGGACAATCAATATGGTGGGAAGTATGGTTACGTCGTGGACAACTTGAAGACTTCCAAACCATTGCTCAAAGACTCGATATTATGACTAAATTTCATATACATTTTCCCGAAAGAACTGTTACTTTAGCTATGGCTAATGTAGAAAAAATACAGCAAGTTCTTCAAAATTCTGATACGGTTGCAGAATTAAGAATTGCTAAAGATACGCCTTCCTTTTTTCTTGATATGAAATTAATTGAAAAGGAGGAATGGGTCGAGGATTTATGGAATCGAACTTTACCTCCTAGAGATAATGCTGTTGCTGTCTGTCTTCTTGATTATGGAGTTAATAGACGACATAAACTGATTGAAAAAGGTCTTGATAGTAGTGATTTATATACTTGTGATCCTAATTGGGGAACTCATGATCCTCATAATACACATGGTACAGAAATGGCGGGTTTAATTCTTTATGATGATTTATTTAATGCTTTACAAACACAAGGATATATAACGCTTATTCACCGTTTAGAATCAGTTAAAATTCTCCCTCCTGTCGGACAAAATGATCCTGAACTTTATGGCGCAATTACAGAGCAAGCAGTCTCTCGTCCAGAAATACAAAATCCCAAGCGAAAACGTATTTTCTGTATGGCTGTAACTAGCGAGCAGCCATCACCAAATTATGGAACTCCCTCCTCATGGTCAGCAGCAATAGATCAACTATCTTTTGGTGAAGATAATTTTAAGCGATTAATCATTATTTCAGCAGGAAATATCAGAGAAGAAATATCTTTATCTGATTATTTAACCCGCAATGATGTGGCAACAATTGAAAACCCAGCACAAGCTTGGAATGCTCTTGTTGTGGGAGCTTACACTGAAAAAGTTAATATCAGTCATCCCGACTTTCACGGTTGGCAACCTGTAGCTCCTTGGGGTGATTTATCTCCTAAAAGTTGTACTTCTGTTTCTTGGGAAAATCAATGGCCAATTCGTCCTGATATTGTTTGTGAAGGGGGAAATTATGCCTCAGATGGGGAAAATTATGCACAAATGATTGACGATTTATGCTTATTAACAACTGCTCATAGTCATAACTATAAATTGTTTACTTATATGTGTGATACCAGTTGTGCAACTGCACTCGCTAGTTATATGGCTGCTCGAATTCTTTCAGAAAATCCCAAATATTGGCCAGAAACAATACGCGCTTTAATCGTTCATTCAGCCGAATGGACTGTTAGGATGATAGCTAATTTTCCAAAGAAATTGAAGCAGCAAGATAAAAAAAATTTGATTCGTCGCTATGGATATGGTGTTCCTGATTTAGACAGAGCTTTAAAAAGTTCAAATAGTGACTTAACAATGGTTATTGAAGATCAATTGACACCTTTTAAAAAAGATGGTAGTGTCATTAAAACAGACAAAATGAATCTTCATAGCTTACCCTGGCCAAAAGAAAAGTTAGAAGAATTAGGAGAAGCCAAGGTAGAACTGAGAGTAACTTTATCGTATTTTATAGAACCTAATCCAGGGGAGCGAGGTTATAAAAGAAAACACCATTATGCCTCTTATGGACTCAGATTTCAAGTAAAAAAACCTTTAGAGACCGATGACCAATTTCGACATAGAATTAATAAAGCTACCAGAAAAGAAGAAAAAAATATTTCTGGCAGTAAAGAGGAAGATAACTGGTTTTTGGGTCCTCATTTAAGGAGTCAAGGTTCACTTCATTCTGATATATGGACAGGAACGTCCGTCGATTTAGCAAGTAGAGGAATGATAGGCGTTTATCCTGTTGGTGGATGGTGGAAAGAACAAACACAAGAGGAACGCCATGATCAACCTGTTCGCTATACATTAATTGTAACGATTCGAGTACCAGAAATTGAGTGTGATATTTACACCCCTGTATCTAATTTAATTTTAATCAGTCAAGATACACCCACTAACATACCAATAGAAACAGAGATTTAA
- a CDS encoding peptidase has translation MLRGRFSFLGLAALASLLLFSYSLIADSRSLPELKTHPLPANLAQWQEQNQSGDYFDAVEISPVGALIWSQFPVKIYVHSDRSSWLSLVQQAIAEWGQYLPIELVNRAELADILIKRELPPSGVRFNAETGKLELPRVRSAITQYEIFVKENRLTHRMSIQISPNLADRSALAAARHELGHALGIWGHSPLETDVMYFAQTRDIAPISSRDINTLKKVYQQPTQLGWQMDQLGYLIPE, from the coding sequence ATGCTAAGAGGTCGGTTCTCTTTTCTAGGACTCGCAGCCTTGGCGAGTCTTTTGCTGTTTTCCTATTCTTTGATCGCCGACAGTCGATCGCTACCAGAGTTAAAAACCCATCCTTTACCCGCTAATTTAGCCCAATGGCAAGAGCAAAACCAGTCCGGGGATTATTTTGATGCTGTAGAAATCAGTCCCGTGGGGGCGTTGATTTGGTCGCAATTTCCCGTGAAGATTTATGTTCACAGCGATCGCAGTTCTTGGCTGAGTTTGGTACAACAGGCGATCGCTGAATGGGGGCAGTATTTGCCGATCGAGTTGGTAAATCGGGCAGAATTGGCCGATATCCTCATTAAACGGGAGTTACCGCCGTCGGGAGTCCGTTTTAATGCCGAAACGGGTAAGTTAGAACTGCCTCGGGTGCGTTCTGCCATAACACAATACGAGATTTTTGTCAAGGAAAATCGCCTAACTCATCGGATGAGTATCCAGATTAGTCCTAATTTAGCCGATCGGTCGGCCTTAGCGGCAGCGCGGCACGAATTAGGTCACGCTTTGGGAATTTGGGGTCATAGTCCCCTGGAGACGGATGTGATGTATTTCGCTCAAACTAGAGATATTGCCCCGATTTCTAGCCGGGATATTAACACTTTAAAAAAGGTTTATCAGCAGCCAACTCAGTTAGGTTGGCAGATGGATCAGCTAGGGTATCTAATACCTGAATAA
- the secG gene encoding preprotein translocase subunit SecG, which translates to MTVVLVVQIIWALAAAFLAILVLLHSPKGDGIGGIGGQSQIFTSAKTAEKTLNQVTWALGTVFITLTIVLSAGWLNR; encoded by the coding sequence ATGACAGTGGTGCTGGTAGTACAGATTATTTGGGCGCTGGCGGCGGCCTTTCTGGCGATTTTGGTGTTATTACACAGTCCCAAAGGGGATGGTATTGGCGGTATTGGCGGTCAATCACAGATTTTTACCAGCGCAAAAACGGCGGAAAAAACTTTAAATCAGGTGACTTGGGCCTTGGGGACGGTATTTATCACCCTAACTATTGTACTGAGCGCCGGCTGGTTAAATCGCTAA
- the gpmI gene encoding 2,3-bisphosphoglycerate-independent phosphoglycerate mutase: MTHAPISPVVLVILDGWGYRPQRSDNAIAMAKTPIMDSLWEVYPHTLIRTSAKDVGLPEGQMGNSEVGHLNIGAGRVVPQELVRISDAIEDGSIQQNQALLKLCAEIRPKKSKLHLIGLCSEGGVHSHLDHLLGLLDLAKVQGISDVCIHVITDGRDTNVTDGMLAIKRIQEHINKISLGRMVTLSGRYYAMDRDRRWDRVEKAYNVMTSDQGIDGRSITEVLQAFYDQNITDEFIPPTRIAPGAIEAGDGVIFYNFRPDRARQLCYALTMPDFEDFDRDLISPLSFVTFTQYDPKLPVDVAFAPQNLNNILGEVIAQQGLKQFRCAETEKYPHVTYFFNGGLEKPFEGEVRELIPSPKVATYDQAPAMSAAAVTAAVCGAIEQGIYSLVVVNYANPDMVGHTGILDAAMKAVETVDLCLAKLLSSVNKLGGTVLITADHGNAETMVDESGNPWTAHTTNPVPLILIEGEGRKIPGHGGDVQLRDDGRLADIAPTILEILSIPVPIEMTGRSLIKPAEVEIKASRTPVRISL; encoded by the coding sequence ATGACCCACGCACCTATATCCCCAGTCGTACTGGTTATCCTTGATGGTTGGGGTTATCGCCCGCAAAGGTCGGATAATGCGATCGCAATGGCGAAAACCCCGATTATGGATAGTCTCTGGGAAGTTTATCCCCACACCCTAATCCGCACCTCCGCTAAGGATGTGGGACTACCAGAAGGACAGATGGGCAACTCGGAAGTTGGCCACCTCAATATCGGAGCGGGGCGAGTTGTACCACAAGAGTTAGTACGGATTTCCGATGCGATCGAAGATGGTTCGATTCAACAAAATCAGGCTTTATTAAAACTCTGCGCCGAGATTCGCCCTAAAAAAAGCAAATTACACCTAATTGGTTTGTGTTCCGAGGGAGGAGTCCATTCCCATCTCGATCACTTACTGGGATTATTAGACTTAGCGAAAGTGCAAGGGATTAGCGATGTCTGCATTCATGTCATCACCGATGGTCGCGATACTAATGTCACCGACGGGATGCTCGCTATTAAACGGATTCAAGAACATATTAATAAAATCAGTCTCGGTCGCATGGTGACTCTCAGTGGCCGTTATTATGCCATGGATCGGGATCGCCGTTGGGATCGGGTGGAAAAAGCCTATAACGTGATGACCAGTGATCAAGGTATCGACGGGCGATCGATCACGGAAGTATTACAGGCATTTTATGATCAAAATATTACCGATGAATTTATTCCCCCCACCAGAATTGCCCCGGGGGCGATCGAAGCGGGCGATGGGGTGATATTCTATAATTTCCGTCCCGATCGAGCTAGACAGTTATGTTATGCCCTGACTATGCCCGATTTTGAAGATTTCGATCGAGATTTAATTTCTCCGCTCAGTTTTGTCACTTTTACCCAATACGATCCGAAATTACCGGTAGATGTGGCCTTTGCCCCCCAGAATTTAAATAATATTTTAGGAGAGGTGATCGCTCAACAGGGATTAAAACAGTTTCGTTGTGCGGAAACCGAAAAATATCCCCACGTCACCTACTTTTTTAATGGGGGGTTAGAAAAACCCTTTGAGGGAGAAGTGCGCGAATTAATCCCCAGTCCAAAAGTCGCCACCTATGACCAAGCTCCGGCCATGTCGGCAGCCGCGGTGACAGCAGCGGTCTGTGGGGCGATCGAACAGGGGATCTATAGTCTCGTGGTAGTCAATTACGCTAACCCCGATATGGTGGGTCATACGGGCATTTTAGACGCGGCCATGAAAGCAGTGGAAACGGTGGATCTATGCTTGGCTAAGTTGTTAAGTAGCGTCAATAAATTGGGGGGAACAGTGTTAATCACCGCAGACCACGGTAACGCGGAAACGATGGTGGATGAGTCGGGTAATCCTTGGACGGCCCACACGACTAATCCCGTTCCTTTAATTTTAATTGAAGGGGAAGGAAGAAAAATACCCGGCCACGGTGGCGATGTGCAGCTGCGGGATGATGGTCGTTTAGCTGATATTGCCCCCACTATCCTGGAAATTCTCTCTATTCCCGTCCCGATAGAAATGACTGGGCGATCGCTGATTAAACCGGCCGAGGTGGAAATTAAAGCCAGTCGCACTCCCGTCCGCATCTCGCTTTAA
- a CDS encoding phosphate ABC transporter substrate-binding protein, which produces MMGMSQKNETTALIIALLATAGILGGGYFWLQSQCAAGKEFFLCGSSKSPQKSPTSESASSPLPPPPSPQRVVSFAPPTSIPSGTTIRINGSTSMVQINQALKAALTAKFQGVEVLTNAQGSDKGLEEVARGAIDIAAVSRPLTESERSQGLASSPIIRDAIAIVVGVKNPFAGGLTTAQVRGIFTGKITSWSEVGGSAATIQVINRPPISGTYQSFRQEVLQGGEFGTGTNFKMMDRDATTPILRVLGLNGISYATYSQIADQKTVRALAVDGISASEPNYPWQRTLYYVYKEPASEAVKAFMGFVASSDGQEAIFRANEDLQK; this is translated from the coding sequence ATGATGGGTATGTCTCAAAAAAACGAAACAACTGCTTTAATAATCGCTCTTTTAGCCACTGCGGGCATTTTAGGTGGAGGTTACTTCTGGCTACAAAGTCAATGTGCCGCGGGTAAAGAATTTTTTCTCTGTGGCAGCAGTAAAAGTCCGCAAAAATCGCCAACATCGGAAAGTGCCTCCTCTCCCCTACCCCCTCCCCCCTCACCCCAGCGAGTGGTCAGTTTTGCCCCACCGACTTCTATCCCCAGTGGCACGACAATTCGCATTAACGGCTCTACCAGTATGGTACAGATTAATCAAGCCTTAAAAGCCGCTTTAACGGCCAAATTTCAGGGGGTAGAGGTCTTGACAAATGCTCAAGGATCTGATAAGGGATTAGAGGAAGTAGCCCGGGGGGCGATCGATATTGCGGCGGTGTCACGACCTTTAACCGAGTCGGAACGCTCTCAGGGATTGGCTTCTAGTCCGATCATCCGAGATGCGATCGCTATTGTGGTGGGAGTAAAAAACCCCTTTGCGGGGGGGTTAACCACTGCCCAAGTTAGGGGTATTTTTACGGGAAAAATCACCTCTTGGTCCGAGGTGGGCGGTTCTGCTGCTACTATTCAAGTGATTAATCGTCCTCCTATTAGTGGCACTTATCAAAGTTTTCGTCAGGAAGTGCTGCAAGGGGGAGAATTTGGTACAGGAACTAATTTTAAAATGATGGATAGGGATGCCACTACCCCAATTTTGCGAGTTTTGGGACTGAATGGCATTAGTTACGCAACCTATAGCCAAATTGCCGACCAAAAAACCGTCAGAGCGCTCGCTGTGGACGGAATTTCAGCCAGTGAACCTAATTATCCCTGGCAGCGTACCCTTTACTACGTTTACAAAGAACCTGCTAGTGAAGCGGTTAAAGCTTTTATGGGTTTTGTGGCCTCTAGTGATGGTCAAGAAGCGATTTTTCGGGCTAATGAAGACCTACAAAAGTAG
- a CDS encoding type II toxin-antitoxin system HicA family toxin, whose product MNKKQRKTYNAIFADPIRCNIVWDDVLNLIQSLGGNITQGDGSRVRFDLNKISLNIHSPHPQKELKRYQIKARREFLIKAGVN is encoded by the coding sequence ATGAACAAAAAACAGAGGAAAACCTATAATGCTATTTTTGCCGATCCCATCCGTTGTAACATCGTTTGGGATGATGTCCTTAACTTAATTCAGTCATTAGGAGGTAACATTACTCAAGGCGATGGCTCAAGAGTACGATTTGACCTTAACAAAATTTCCCTCAATATTCATTCCCCTCACCCCCAAAAAGAACTAAAAAGATACCAAATTAAAGCTCGTCGTGAATTTTTAATTAAAGCAGGAGTAAATTAA
- a CDS encoding BrnA antitoxin family protein produces the protein MINPEFSLDMPPKERQEKFMQMSDEDIDYSDIPPLDDEFFKNAKLVKPNPQTEQISIRLDSEILEWFRNHAQEKSYHDLINDVLRTYVKHQSQ, from the coding sequence ATGATCAACCCTGAATTTTCCCTTGATATGCCTCCTAAAGAGCGACAGGAGAAATTTATGCAAATGTCCGATGAGGATATTGATTATTCAGATATTCCTCCCCTAGATGATGAATTTTTCAAGAATGCTAAACTGGTCAAACCAAATCCACAAACAGAGCAAATTAGTATCAGGTTGGATTCAGAAATCCTTGAGTGGTTTAGGAATCATGCTCAAGAAAAGAGCTATCACGACCTAATTAATGATGTATTACGAACCTACGTCAAACATCAATCGCAATAG
- a CDS encoding BrnT family toxin, producing MVFDWDNNKNQSNLIKHGISFEEAIAIFADPSILTFEDTRCNYGETRFVSIGQITLATQEKKAIIVVIHTQISQTIRLISARKANERERKRYDQP from the coding sequence ATGGTCTTCGACTGGGACAACAATAAAAACCAAAGCAATCTCATCAAACACGGTATCAGTTTCGAGGAAGCGATCGCTATATTCGCTGATCCTTCTATCCTGACCTTTGAGGATACCCGATGCAACTATGGGGAAACGAGATTTGTTTCAATAGGGCAAATAACGCTTGCCACCCAAGAAAAGAAAGCGATCATCGTAGTTATTCATACTCAAATAAGTCAAACCATTCGTCTCATATCAGCCAGAAAAGCCAATGAACGGGAGAGAAAACGCTATGATCAACCCTGA